The following proteins are encoded in a genomic region of Anomaloglossus baeobatrachus isolate aAnoBae1 chromosome 6, aAnoBae1.hap1, whole genome shotgun sequence:
- the LOC142243872 gene encoding uncharacterized protein LOC142243872: MGSSSILPIHCAVGYSRDRLVAEERRPGSWKGAVLRAKFVQAICSARPVIEKDMSSSGSPPSGSQTEVAETSQEMLPEDDGRGGEIQGAGGQSASTSRAHDRAPPRPSQGRRRGGGGLSASQRAPDSDGEEAGFINIDLLIDEVREREPLWNMADRRHADSIVTRRLWDEVCHAAVEGWGELNSRGQKKQRDKLQKRWRSIRDRFKKELNQEMQAPSGSGGRRSKYRYFRALSFLRTTMVCRSTVCSTQEPASNPTGAIPEQSATGEHRHRPHPSEPSLPSTSVPSTCAGASRETSLPEAAGDEIAFPLPHPSDTAALSRTPLGSGRQRHRGQEKSYAPEFLHLNAAFQNAIQLLAEQNRSSFSFINANMEKNTHELCTRLDRLHLDASKSPNHCFFQAVLERMEKLSPDQQMHF; this comes from the exons gtgcagtgttgcgggcaaagtttgttcaagccatttgcagtgcgAGGCCTGTTATAGAAAAagatatgtcgtcttctggtagcccgccctccggttcacaaactgag gtggccgaaacatcacaggagatgctgccagaagatgacggaaggggtggagaaatacaaggagcgggcggtcagagt gcttcaacttctagggctcacgatagagctcccccaagaccgtcccagggtcgtcgtcgaggtggcggtggtcttagt gcatcacagcgtgctcccgattctgacggtgaggaggccggatttatcaacatcgacctcctcatcgatgaagttagagagagggagccgctgtggaacatggctgaccgccgccacgctgattcgatcgtaacccgtcgactctgggacgaggtatgccacgcagcggtagaaggttggggggagctcaattctcgtggccagaagaaacagc gtgacaaacttcagaagcggtggcggtctatcagggatcgcttcaaaaaggagttgaatcaagagatgcaggccccgagtggatccggaggacgcagatcgaagtaccgttactttagagcgttgtcgttcctccggacaactatggtgtgcagaag caccgtctgcagcactcaggagcctgcatcgaacccgacaggagcgatccctgaacagtccgccactggggaacacaggcacagaccccacccatctgaaccttcccttccatcgacatctgtcccatccacctgcgctggagcttcacgtgagacttcattacctgaagctgctggtgatgagatagcttttcccctaccccacccctctgacactgctgccctcagtagaacacctttgggttctgggcgtcagcgtcataggggtcaggaaaagagctatgcgcccgagttcttgcatctaaatgcagccttccagaacgccattcaattattagccgaacaaaatcgttcatcttttagcttcataaatgccaatatggaaaaaaatacacacgaattgtgcacgcgtctggacaggctgcatttagatgcaagtaaatcacccaatcattgtttttttcaagctgtactagagcgcatggaaaagctatctcctgaccagcagatgcat